One endosymbiont 'TC1' of Trimyema compressum genomic window, TTGATGAAGCTACAAGCTATACGGATATTGAAAATGAACATAAGATTCAGCTTGCATTACAGAATCTTCTGAAAGACAAAACCACTATTATGATTGCACATAGATTACATACGATTGTAAACGCTAATCAAATCTGTGTTTTTGATAAGGGCGAAATAGTTGAAAGAGGAAGTCACACTGAATTAGTAGATAGGAATGGATTATATACTAAAATGTGGCAAACTTATATTCAGTGCGAGGAACAAGAGGAGGCGAGAGCATGACTGGATTAATAAAAAATATTAGAAAAATAGCAGGGATAGGTTCTCGCAGATTAATTTTACCTATACTATTATCCTGTGTAGATGCAATCTTTAACATGTCTATGTTTGGAATTATGATTGCCTCTATTATTAATCTTGTTGAGGGTACTTTTTCAAAAGATTTATTGATAATGTATTCTTTAATACTATTAGGTTTATTTATAATAAGAGCCATAGTGTCTTCTATTAACTATACTCAGACTCAATATAGAGGGGCAGATATTACTGCAGATTTAAGAATTTCCCTGGGGAATCATATTCGAAGCTTAAATTTAGGTTATTTTAATAAAAATAGTATTGGTAGGTTAAATTCAACATTGACAACAGATATTGCTGATTTTGAAAATGTACTTACTCATTCATTATCCAACTTTTTTAAAGTTATATTTTTTAGTTTATTAGCTATTTGTTTTGCCTTTTCAATTAATGCAACCTATGCTCTAGTAATTGTAGTGGTAATTTTGTTGTCCACTACCTTTAATGGGCATTGGAGGCAGAATGGCTAAGAAAAGAGGAGGCATAATATAGGTAAGTATTCATGGTGTAATATCAAGAATAGTGGAGTATATTAATGGGATTAAAACATTTAAATTATATAATTTAACAGGTGTGAAATTTAAAATACTAAGCGATAGTTTCATTAATTTAAAAAAGGAGTCAATTCGTTTAGAACTTTCCATAGCTCCATTTTCTATATTGTTTTCTATAGCTACATCCCTGATAATTCCAATTGCTTTAACTGTGGGAACTGTAATGATTCAAAATAGTGACTTAAGTCCTCAAGCTTTTTAGCTATTATTATGATTGGTGTTGCAATTTCAAATATGATGACTACTTTAGGGAGTTTTTACCCTGAAATAAATTATCTAAATAAAGCAGCAGATAACATAATTGAAGTCCAAGATGAAACCCCTTTGAAATTTAAAACAGAAATTCCTAATCTTACTAATGGAGATATCCATTTTGATAACGTTCATTTTAGCTATAATGATGAGGTAGAAGTGCTTCATAATATAAATTTTGAAGCGAAGCCAAAAACTACAACTGCATTGATTGGATCCATCTGGTAGTGGAAAAACAACTATAATTAGTTTGATTTCCCGTTTTTGGGATGTGTTACAAAAGGCTCCA contains:
- a CDS encoding ABC transporter transmembrane domain-containing protein, yielding MTGLIKNIRKIAGIGSRRLILPILLSCVDAIFNMSMFGIMIASIINLVEGTFSKDLLIMYSLILLGLFIIRAIVSSINYTQTQYRGADITADLRISLGNHIRSLNLGYFNKNSIGRLNSTLTTDIADFENVLTHSLSNFFKVIFFSLLAICFAFSINATYALVIVVVILLSTTFNGHWRQNG